In Pyrodictium occultum, the genomic window GTGCTCAGGAAGGCCTACGGCGGCGCCTACATAGCTATGGGGAGCCGCTCTATGGGCGCCGACCTGGTGCTGGCCTGGCCCACCGCCGAGATAGCTGTGCTCGGCGCCGAGGCCGCGGTGAGGATCCTCTACCGCCGCCAGCTGGCGGCCGCCGAGAACCCGGAGGAGCTGCGCCGCAGGCTGACCGAGGAGTACCGCAGGACCTTCCTCAACCCCTACCGGGCGGCCGAGCTAGGCCTCGTAGACGATGTTATAGAGCCCCGGGAGACGAGGAAGAAGCTCTACAACGCCCTATCGGTGCTGCTCGGGAAGAGGGAGCAGAGGCCCCGGAGGAAGCACGGCAACATACCCCTCTAGCCCTCCCCCAGACACTTTATCCTGGCCAGCGGCTCGCCCCGGGCCAGGCCCCGGCCCGGCTCAGCCACCTCCTCTACCACGCCCCTGCAGGGCGAGTGGACCTCGTTAACCATCTTCATCGTCTCCAGGATGACTATCACCTGGCCCTCCTCGACCCGGTCCCCAGGCCTCACCCTCACCTCCACAACCTTCACCGGGAGCTTGGCGCGGAGGACGCCGCCGGCGTCGAGCTGGACCAGCCACTCCTCCCTGCGGCGGCCCCTCTGCGCCCCGGCGGCGTGGCCGCGGGACAGCAGGGAGGGGAGATGGTAACTGCCGTAAGGGGTCTCCAGGACATCCCCCACGAGGCGCGCCCTCACCGTGAGAACGCGGCCGCCGACCTCGAGCCTGGCCTCGTAGACCCCGGGCGCGGTCTCCCGGATCTCAAGCAGCCTAGCTCCAGGGCGGCCAGGGCCATCCATGGCCCGCTACCACCGCTGCCGTGGAGAATGCGGCTGCCGGAGCCCGGGGGCCGGGGAGCCGGGCCACGCCGCGGAGGCCCGAGGCTATAGCTGCTGCCAGGGCCCGCCTCTCGCCGGCCTGGCGGAGGAGCTCGGGGAGCCTCTCCTCCAGGGTGGCGGTGTCGTACTCGCCGTCGGCGAACCAGGGGCTATCGACTACGGCGCGTAGGAGGTCCAGGTTGGTCTCGACGCCCGCTACGACCATGTCGCCGAGCGCCGCCCGGAGCCTCGCCACCGCCTCGCCCCGGTCCATCCCCCGGGCTATCACCTTGGCGAGCAGGGTGTCGTAGCGGCTCGAGACCGGGACGCCCTCGGCTATCCCCGAGTCCACCCGTATCCCGGGGCCCCTAGGCTCCCGGTACCTCGTGACCACGCCCTCGGATGCCTGGAACCCTGCCCAGGGGTCCTCCGCGTAGACGCGGGCCTCCACCGCCCAGCCGTGGAGCCTCACATCCCGCTGGCTTATGGGGAGCCGGGAGCCCGCCGCAACCAGGAGCTGCATCTTCACCATATCCACTCCGGTGACCTCCTCGGTCACCCCGTGCTCGACCTGGAGCCTCGTGTTGGCCTCTATGAAGTAGGCCTCGCCCCTGCCGTCGACCACGAACTCTATGGTGCCGGCGCTGGTGTAGCCCGCGTGCTCCGCGAGCCGGAGCGCGTAGTCTATGAGCCTCTCCCGCAGCCCCCGGCGCCTCTCCGCCAGCGGGCTCGGGGCCTCCTCCACCACCTTCTGGCGGCGGCGCTGGAGGCTGCACTCCCTCTCGTATAGGTGGAGCAGCGCGCCGTCCTCGTCGCCGAGGACCTGGACCTCGATGTGCCGGGGCCTCTCGAGGTAGCGCTCCACGTAGACCTCGCCGGCGCCGCCGAAGCCGAGCTCGGCCTCCAGCGAGACGAGCCTGTAGAGCCGGGCCGCCTCCCCGGGCCGCCTGGCCACCCTCATCCCTCTGCCGCCGCCGGCCCGCGACGCCTTGATCACCACGGGGTAGCCGAGCCTCCTGGCGCACTCCTCGGCCTGCCGGGGGCTCCGGGCCCTGCACCAGGGAAGGGTCGGCACGCCGAGCTTCTCCGCCAGCTGCTTGGCGCCCGTCTTGTCGCCCAGCATCCTCATGGCCTTGGGGCTTGGCCCGGCCCATGAGATGCCAGCGCTGAGCACCTTCTCGGCGAACTCGGGGCTCTCGGAGAGGAAGCCATAGCCCGGGTGGAGCACGTCCGCGCCAGCCTTCACCGCCGCCTCTATTATCGAGTCGGGGTCGGTGTAGCTCCTAACCGGGAGCGCGAGCACGCCGGCGGCGACGTGAGGGCTGGCGCGGTCGTCCTCCTCGTAGATCGTGACGGGCTCCCAGCCGAGCTCCCTGGCGGCGCGGGCGACGCGGATGGCAACCTCGCCGCGGGCTGCTATGAGCACCCTCTTAGCCACGGCGCCGGCACCCTTGCGGCTGGATTCTTCACAACCGAGCGAGGGCTCCCAATACTTAAAAATATAAAGCTTAAGGCGGCTGGCGAAAC contains:
- a CDS encoding acetyl-CoA carboxylase biotin carboxyl carrier protein subunit, whose amino-acid sequence is MDGPGRPGARLLEIRETAPGVYEARLEVGGRVLTVRARLVGDVLETPYGSYHLPSLLSRGHAAGAQRGRRREEWLVQLDAGGVLRAKLPVKVVEVRVRPGDRVEEGQVIVILETMKMVNEVHSPCRGVVEEVAEPGRGLARGEPLARIKCLGEG
- a CDS encoding acetyl-CoA carboxylase biotin carboxylase subunit is translated as MAKRVLIAARGEVAIRVARAARELGWEPVTIYEEDDRASPHVAAGVLALPVRSYTDPDSIIEAAVKAGADVLHPGYGFLSESPEFAEKVLSAGISWAGPSPKAMRMLGDKTGAKQLAEKLGVPTLPWCRARSPRQAEECARRLGYPVVIKASRAGGGRGMRVARRPGEAARLYRLVSLEAELGFGGAGEVYVERYLERPRHIEVQVLGDEDGALLHLYERECSLQRRRQKVVEEAPSPLAERRRGLRERLIDYALRLAEHAGYTSAGTIEFVVDGRGEAYFIEANTRLQVEHGVTEEVTGVDMVKMQLLVAAGSRLPISQRDVRLHGWAVEARVYAEDPWAGFQASEGVVTRYREPRGPGIRVDSGIAEGVPVSSRYDTLLAKVIARGMDRGEAVARLRAALGDMVVAGVETNLDLLRAVVDSPWFADGEYDTATLEERLPELLRQAGERRALAAAIASGLRGVARLPGPRAPAAAFSTAAVVAGHGWPWPPWS